A region of Myxococcota bacterium DNA encodes the following proteins:
- a CDS encoding acetyl-CoA hydrolase/transferase C-terminal domain-containing protein, translating into MAQLDLSVDPRKEYERKIMSPEQAAGLVESGEMVWIPSAHLPPAILAVLATREAELRDVVIRSIVIPDMGWFREDAAEAWNLQVQYALAPDNRRALENRLIDFHPFHMIRQHKVRDHREGQGRPIDNLLLCVSPPNERGYVCVGTAVWDAVSSAKRAKRVIVEQSDAMPLTRGDSWIHVSQLDAIVLGDRPRLGAPDPDPASFPELDRAITKHLKTLVHDGATIQVGTGKHTMAAMMLGAFDDANDLGYFGELTVPGTIERARRGIITSRYAEVHPERFVACNMGNSLEDFETIEHNPFYQLRSFEHTNDPTVIARHDDMLTVNGALTIDLTGQIGVYALGANIYSGLGGQLAFHLGAALSKRGRAVTLLPSSAKDGEVSTIVPQFDAGQIVSIPREIADTIVTEHGVANLLDKSVRERCEELIRIAHPDHRDFLRDEAKRLYYP; encoded by the coding sequence GTGGCACAGCTCGATCTTTCCGTCGATCCGCGCAAAGAGTACGAGCGCAAGATCATGTCGCCCGAACAGGCAGCAGGCCTCGTCGAGTCCGGCGAGATGGTGTGGATCCCGAGTGCTCATCTGCCGCCCGCGATCCTGGCCGTGCTCGCGACCCGCGAGGCCGAACTCCGCGACGTCGTGATCCGCAGCATCGTGATCCCGGACATGGGCTGGTTTCGCGAAGACGCGGCCGAGGCCTGGAACCTCCAGGTCCAATACGCCCTGGCGCCGGACAATCGACGCGCGCTCGAGAACCGCCTGATCGACTTCCACCCGTTCCACATGATCCGTCAGCACAAGGTGCGGGATCACCGGGAGGGGCAGGGAAGGCCGATCGACAACCTGCTGCTCTGCGTGTCCCCCCCGAACGAGCGGGGCTACGTGTGCGTCGGGACGGCCGTCTGGGACGCGGTCAGCAGCGCAAAGCGCGCCAAGCGCGTGATCGTGGAACAGAGCGACGCGATGCCGCTCACCCGGGGCGACAGCTGGATCCACGTCTCCCAGCTCGATGCGATCGTGCTCGGAGATCGCCCCCGCCTGGGCGCACCCGACCCGGACCCGGCGAGCTTTCCCGAGCTCGACCGCGCGATCACGAAGCACCTGAAGACCCTGGTGCACGACGGCGCGACGATCCAGGTCGGCACCGGGAAGCACACGATGGCCGCCATGATGCTCGGTGCCTTCGATGACGCGAACGACCTCGGCTACTTCGGCGAGCTCACCGTCCCGGGGACGATCGAACGCGCGCGGCGCGGGATCATCACCAGCCGCTACGCGGAAGTGCACCCGGAACGCTTCGTGGCGTGCAACATGGGGAACAGCCTCGAGGACTTCGAGACGATCGAGCACAACCCCTTCTACCAGCTCCGCTCCTTCGAGCACACGAACGATCCCACCGTGATCGCCCGCCACGACGACATGCTGACGGTCAATGGAGCGCTCACGATCGACCTCACCGGGCAGATCGGGGTGTACGCCCTCGGTGCGAACATCTACAGCGGGCTCGGGGGCCAACTGGCCTTCCACCTGGGCGCCGCGCTCTCGAAACGCGGCCGAGCCGTGACGCTGCTGCCCTCCTCGGCGAAGGATGGGGAGGTCTCGACCATCGTCCCGCAGTTCGATGCGGGCCAGATCGTCTCCATCCCGCGCGAGATCGCCGACACGATCGTGACCGAGCACGGCGTCGCGAACCTGCTCGACAAGAGCGTGCGCGAGCGCTGCGAGGAGCTGATCCGGATAGCACACCCCGATCACCGCGATTTTCTGCGCGACGAGGCGAAGCGGCTCTACTACCCCTGA
- the creD gene encoding cell envelope integrity protein CreD: MSTGFDSIAQSHLLRVLALGFLILVLHIPVSLVRGLIEERQLRRSEAVHEVSQKWGGNQVVEGPYLVVPYELRSVETAPDGTRRVRTYPRHATFLAKDLRIDGAVEGEVRERGIFEVPVYSGALALGGQFDPPDFSTWRVPEEQIQWDRAVLAVKITDARAIQAPVQLRWGGRELEFEPGLGYAGALGSGIHAKIGDPRSPEAVAFESKLRLHGSGGLYVAPLGAHTEVSLRSDWPHPSFQGAWLPTERSVTTGGFEAEWRVSSLGRSYPQAWTSENEPHAAVASSHFGVDFITPVDPYRLSERAAKYDLLFLGLTFLALWLFEVLAGVRVHAVQYLLLGAAMSLFYLLLLALSEHTGVSFAYGVATAGIVTLIAGYAVAVLGRRLRGLAMGGIVASLYGYLYVLLRNEDHALLVGSLGLFVVLAAVMWLTRRVDWFEQVRWTTPSEPGPVQT; the protein is encoded by the coding sequence ATGTCCACAGGGTTCGATTCGATCGCGCAGTCCCATCTGCTCCGGGTGCTGGCGCTGGGTTTCTTGATTCTCGTGCTTCATATCCCGGTGAGTCTGGTCCGCGGGCTCATCGAGGAGCGGCAGCTGCGGCGATCCGAAGCGGTCCACGAGGTCAGTCAGAAATGGGGTGGCAACCAGGTCGTCGAAGGGCCTTATCTGGTGGTGCCCTACGAGCTGCGCAGCGTCGAGACGGCGCCCGATGGGACCCGGCGGGTACGGACCTACCCGCGCCACGCAACCTTCCTCGCGAAGGATCTGCGCATCGACGGGGCCGTCGAAGGCGAGGTGCGGGAGCGCGGCATCTTCGAAGTGCCCGTCTACAGCGGAGCGCTGGCCCTCGGCGGTCAGTTCGACCCGCCCGACTTCTCGACCTGGCGCGTGCCCGAGGAGCAGATCCAATGGGATCGCGCCGTGCTCGCGGTCAAGATCACCGACGCGCGTGCGATCCAGGCGCCCGTTCAGCTGCGCTGGGGCGGGCGGGAGCTCGAGTTCGAACCGGGGCTCGGCTACGCCGGGGCCCTGGGGAGCGGCATCCATGCGAAGATCGGCGATCCGCGCAGCCCGGAAGCCGTCGCCTTCGAATCGAAGCTGCGTCTTCACGGCAGCGGGGGGCTCTACGTGGCGCCGCTCGGCGCGCACACCGAGGTCTCGCTCCGCTCGGACTGGCCCCATCCGAGCTTCCAGGGCGCGTGGCTGCCGACCGAGCGAAGCGTGACGACCGGCGGGTTCGAAGCGGAATGGCGGGTGTCGTCCCTGGGCCGGAGCTATCCCCAGGCATGGACCTCGGAGAACGAGCCCCACGCCGCGGTCGCGTCGTCCCACTTCGGCGTCGACTTCATCACGCCGGTCGACCCCTACCGGCTCTCCGAGCGCGCCGCGAAGTACGATCTGCTCTTCCTCGGGCTGACCTTCCTGGCCCTCTGGCTCTTCGAAGTGCTCGCGGGCGTGCGCGTCCACGCGGTCCAGTACCTGCTGCTCGGCGCCGCCATGAGCCTCTTCTACCTCCTGCTACTGGCGCTCTCCGAACACACCGGGGTGTCCTTCGCGTATGGGGTGGCGACCGCCGGCATCGTCACACTGATCGCCGGCTACGCGGTAGCCGTGCTGGGACGCCGGCTCCGAGGGCTCGCGATGGGGGGCATCGTCGCCTCGCTCTACGGGTACCTCTACGTGCTCCTGCGCAACGAGGACCACGCCCTACTCGTCGGCTCGCTCGGGCTCTTCGTCGTGCTCGCCGCAGTGATGTGGCTGACGCGACGGGTCGACTGGTTCGAGCAGGTGCGCTGGACCACTCCGTCGGAGCCGGGACCGGTGCAGACCTGA